In Melitaea cinxia chromosome Z, ilMelCinx1.1, whole genome shotgun sequence, a single window of DNA contains:
- the LOC123668923 gene encoding uncharacterized protein LOC123668923, giving the protein MRTGFPDTNGSSNGADDLRKTALIDVELKRLNIAVSALQETRLPDEGSIREASYTFFWKGKDSTAAREHGVGFAIRNDLLSAIETPRGISERIMVLRMRSNCGFVTIISAYAPTLVSPDEAKDQFYDQLTETVRGVSSSDRLYILGDFNARVGQDSSAWPDCVGPHGIGKLNENGQRLLEFCSSQLLCVTNTFFKGKPMRRVSWKHPRSGHCHQLDLVLTRRKDLRETIHTRTFHSAECDTDHSLVVTRVALIHKKIHSSKPPGKKKLDLPKTRHDDLIRDFEDLVRKETETWDVNATVEDEWSNVRALLTETAAKAFGYQRAKSQDWFTENIEQLSPLLDSKRDAALAHRLNPNPKTREELTISKAALQRSTRHFANVYWTNICHNIQACADSGNFSGVYSGIKQAIGPVSKKTAPLKEADGSVITDRHRQMERWVEHFTTLYATPVSIEPEAIQSMPKLDTWSQLDDLPTIREYHIAVKQLKRGKSPGSDGTQAEILKLKCVSPILHSLLCKCWEAGCVPRDMRDANIITLYKGKGDRGDCNSYRGISLLSSVGKIFGRVILGKLQKLANRVYPEAQCGFRPRRSTVDMIFSLRQLQEKCREQKTPLYVAFVDLNKAFDTVSREGLYTALKCIGCPPKLLSLVQSFHEDMKGAVVFDGQTSDQFEMRRGVRQGCVLAPTLFGIFFSIILRTAFGDSQQGIHLHTRVDGKLFNISLLQAKRKRHDLFVDSLLFADDAAFVANSVLELQTIMDKFSKACTLFSMSINPQKTVVLAQGSAEIPAIMLDSTALQVVDRFCYLGSTVSNNLSLEAEINTRIGKAATTFGRLSTRVWNNKHLTNRTKMIVFQACVLSTLLYGAEAWTSYAKQERQINTFYMRCLRNILGISWKDRATNERVLQIARMPSLTAMLKQRRLRWLGHVHRMDPSRLPRQIMLGAVANARRDVGRPLLRFKDCAKRDMVAFNINHNSWEKLAENRDQWRKSVKDGQQHHDEAWFGLLSDRRNKKHQNSDISDTSTSFPCSVCGRICRSRIGLYSHQKKCSSDTA; this is encoded by the coding sequence ATGAGGACAGGCTTCCCAGACACCAATGGAAGCTCAAATGGCGCTGACGACCTGCGCAAAACTGCCTTAATCGATGTCGAGCTCAAAAGACTTAACATAGCGGTTTCCGCACTGCAAGAGACCAGATTACCGGACGAAGGCTCAATACGCGAGGCCTCATATACATTTTTCTGGAAGGGAAAGGACTCTACTGCCGCACGTGAGCATGGCGTTGGTTTCGCAATCCGCAATGATCTCCTTTCCGCAATCGAAACTCCTCGAGGAATTTCGGAGCGCATTATGGTGTTGAGGATGCGAAGCAACTGCGgctttgttactattatttccgCATATGCCCCAACACTAGTTTCACCTGACGAAGCCAAAGACCAATTTTACGACCAACTCACTGAGACGGTACGTGGCGTAAGTTCTAGTGACAGACTTTACATCTTGGGTGACTTTAACGCCCGGGTCGGCCAGGACAGCTCTGCTTGGCCCGATTGTGTGGGCCCCCACGGCATTGGAAAACTCAACGAGAACGGACAACGTTTACTTGAGTTCTGCTCGAGCCAATTGCTGTGTGTGACCAATACTTTCTTCAAGGGTAAGCCTATGCGTAGGGTGTCCTGGAAGCACCCTCGCTCTGGTCACTGTCACCAGCTAGACCTAGTCCTCACCAGAAGAAAAGACCTCCGCGAAACCATTCACACGCGTACATTCCACAGCGCGGAATGTGACACTGATCATTCCCTAGTAGTAACACGTGTAGCCCTGATCCACAAAAAGATTCATTCGTCCAAACCACCTGGTAAGAAGAAATTAGACCTTCCTAAAACTAGGCATGACGATTTGATTCGTGATTTTGAGGATTTGGTACGTAAGGAGACTGAAACTTGGGATGTAAATGCGACCGTCGAAGACGAATGGAGTAATGTCAGAGCTCTTCTCACGGAAACAGCTGCCAAAGCTTTCGGCTATCAGAGAGCTAAATCTCAAGACTGGTTCACTGAAAATATAGAGCAACTTTCACCCTTGCTTGACTCTAAACGCGACGCTGCTCTTGCTCACCGTCTGAATCCTAATCCAAAGACGCGCGAAGAGCTTACAATTTCTAAAGCAGCTCTTCAACGCAGCACACGCCACTTTGCGAATGTCTATTGGACCAATATTTGCCACAACATCCAAGCGTGTGCAGACTCAGGAAACTTCAGCGGTGTGTACTCTGGTATAAAACAGGCCATCGGCCCAGTTTCCAAAAAGACAGCTCCCCTTAAAGAAGCTGATGGCTCTGTTATAACAGATCGTCATCGTCAAATGGAACGTTGGGTAGAACACTTCACCACTCTCTATGCAACTCCAGTCAGCATCGAACCGGAGGCTATTCAGAGCATGCCTAAACTGGATACTTGGAGTCAATTAGACGACCTACCTACTATAAGGGAATACCACATTGCTGTAAAGCAGCTTAAGCGCGGTAAGAGTCCTGGTAGTGATGGAACCCAAGCAGAAATACTTAAACTTAAGTGCGTGTCACCTATTCTGCACAGTCTGCTGTGTAAGTGCTGGGAGGCGGGGTGCGTGCCTCGGGATATGCGTGATGCCAACATCATCACACTATACAAAGGGAAAGGGGATCGCGGCGATTGCAACTCCTACCGTGGTATTTCCCTTTTGAGCTCAGTCGGCAAGATATTTGGACGTGTAATATTAGGAAAGCTCCAAAAACTTGCAAATCGCGTATATCCTGAGGCACAGTGTGGTTTTCGCCCCCGGCGTTCCACAGTCGATATGATTTTCTCCCTTCGCCAATTACAGGAGAAGTGCAGAGAGCAGAAAACGCCATTGTACGTGGCGTTTGTTGACTTAAATAAGGCCTTCGATACCGTCAGCAGGGAGGGTCTTTATACTGCACTGAAATGCATTGGGTGTCCACCGAAACTCTTGAGCCTTGTTCAATCCTTTCACGAAGATATGAAGGGCGCTGTAGTTTTTGATGGCCAAACGTCTGATCAGTTCGAAATGCGTAGGGGTGTCCGTCAGGGCTGCGTGTTGGCTCCTACCCTGTTTGGTATATTCTTTTCGATTATCCTAAGAACTGCTTTCGGCGACAGCCAACAGGGTATCCACCTTCATACAAGAGTAGACGGAAAGCTATTCAACATCTCACTGCTTCAAGCTAAACGAAAGCGTCATGATCTTTTCGTTGACTCTTTGTTATTTGCCGATGATGCAGCTTTTGTGGCAAACTCAGTTCTCGAGCTTCAAACAATCATGGACAAATTTTCCAAAGCATGCACTTTGTTTTCCATGTCCATAAACCCCCAAAAAACTGTGGTTCTAGCGCAAGGCAGTGCAGAAATACCTGCAATAATGCTGGATAGCACTGCTTTACAAGTGGTTGATAGGTTCTGCTACCTGGGATCGACTGTCTCGAACAATCTCTCTCTAGAAGCAGAGATCAATACTCGCATCGGAAAAGCGGCGACTACGTTCGGGCGGCTCAGTACAAGAGTGTGGAACAACAAACATCTTACCAACAGGACCAAGATGATAGTATTTCAGGCCTGTGTTTTGAGCACGCTCTTGTACGGAGCGGAGGCGTGGACGTCCTATGCGAAGCAAGAACGTCAGATTAACACTTTTTATATGCGCTGCCTACGGAACATCCTGGGTATAAGTTGGAAAGACAGAGCGACCAACGAGAGGGTCCTACAAATTGCGCGGATGCCCAGTCTAACTGCCATGCTAAAACAGCGTCGGCTGCGTTGGTTGGGGCATGTACACCGGATGGACCCCTCTCGACTTCCGCGGCAGATCATGCTTGGCGCAGTTGCGAACGCAAGGAGGGATGTTGGGAGGCCTTTGCTCCGTTTTAAAGACTGCGCCAAGCGCGATATGGTCGCTTTTAACATAAATCACAACAGCTGGGAAAAGTTAGCCGAGAACAGAGACCAATGGCGTAAGAGCGTGAAGGATGGTCAACAACATCACGATGAAGCCTGGTTTGGACTCTTATCGGACAGGAGAAACAAAAAACACCAGAACAGCGACATCAGTGACACTAGCACATCTTTTCCTTGTTCGGTGTGTGGTAGAATCTGCCGCTCCCGTATCGGCTTGTACAGCCATCAGAAGAAATGCTCTTCAGACACCGCTTAA